In Streptomyces capitiformicae, one genomic interval encodes:
- a CDS encoding phosphotransferase: MVDALLARHYRLSGHLERLATEKDDTFRLRTGTADHLVKVSPPDEAVAVVALQTAVMRHLETEAPHLPVQRVKETTEGSDDVPIETKDGRVRVLRVFDFVEGAVLARTNPDSHQLAKAGQMLGRVDLALRSFRHPADERRLVWDLRHFDQLRELIEYTPSAAHRRLAQEVFRLFHEAIVPRLGDLETQVIHGDYSPYNVLVDPRTDSFVTGVIDFGDSMRSALIFDPAVSLANLLGRTPRDPWREASSFVAGYERARPIKDTELPLLPVAALARLTLRALVTHWRAERVPERRDYLLEHARDDWVNVERAMAVAMEEVVARLLSTRHDRP, from the coding sequence GTGGTGGACGCCCTCCTCGCCCGGCACTACCGGCTGAGCGGACATCTCGAGCGGCTGGCAACCGAGAAGGACGACACGTTCCGGCTGCGGACCGGCACAGCCGACCATCTCGTGAAGGTTTCCCCGCCCGACGAGGCGGTAGCTGTCGTAGCTCTGCAGACGGCTGTGATGCGCCACCTCGAAACCGAAGCTCCCCATCTCCCCGTCCAGCGGGTCAAGGAGACCACCGAAGGCAGCGACGACGTACCGATCGAGACGAAAGACGGCCGGGTTCGAGTCCTGCGCGTCTTCGACTTCGTCGAAGGTGCCGTCCTGGCGCGGACGAACCCCGATTCCCACCAGCTCGCCAAGGCCGGGCAGATGCTCGGGCGAGTGGATCTGGCTCTGCGGTCATTCAGGCATCCAGCGGACGAGCGGCGCCTTGTGTGGGACCTTCGACACTTCGACCAGCTCCGGGAGCTCATCGAGTACACGCCCAGCGCCGCGCACCGCCGGCTGGCTCAAGAAGTGTTCCGCCTTTTCCACGAGGCCATTGTTCCGAGGCTGGGTGATCTCGAGACCCAGGTGATCCATGGTGACTACAGCCCCTACAACGTCCTGGTGGATCCGCGGACAGACAGCTTCGTCACAGGAGTAATCGACTTCGGTGACAGCATGCGCAGCGCTTTGATCTTCGATCCTGCTGTGTCTCTCGCGAACCTTCTCGGCCGGACACCGCGGGATCCCTGGCGTGAGGCAAGCAGCTTCGTCGCGGGATACGAGCGGGCCCGGCCGATCAAGGACACCGAACTCCCGCTCCTGCCTGTTGCCGCGCTGGCGCGCCTCACCCTTCGCGCGCTGGTCACCCATTGGCGCGCGGAACGAGTGCCGGAGCGTCGCGACTACCTGCTCGAGCACGCGAGAGACGACTGGGTCAACGTGGAGCGGGCCATGGCCGTCGCCATGGAGGAGGTCGTGGCCCGCTTGCTGAGCACCCGCCATGACAGGCCTTGA
- a CDS encoding SPOR domain-containing protein — protein MNDGTITLPWLVIRQDDNGNRYRVGQYATRAEAQEIADSLDRRGHKQLYWVERVGQNGQNGQVGSK, from the coding sequence ATGAACGACGGCACGATCACTCTTCCCTGGCTGGTCATAAGGCAGGACGACAACGGCAATCGCTACCGGGTGGGGCAGTACGCGACCCGGGCCGAGGCCCAGGAAATCGCGGACAGCCTCGACCGTCGCGGGCACAAACAGCTCTACTGGGTCGAACGCGTCGGCCAGAACGGACAGAACGGACAGGTCGGGAGTAAGTGA
- a CDS encoding S8 family peptidase — protein sequence MAVMRQTRRRLAVISAAATAALAAGLVSALPATAAPEGRIQYEGAANAVAGSYIVTLKADARADSSRGRALAKEYGADIERTYTKALNGYAIEATEAEAKRFAADPDVASVVQNRTFHIDTTQPNPPSWGLDRIDQKALPLNSSYTYPDSAGTGVTAYIIDTGVRITHSDFGGRASYGYDAIDNDNTAQDGHGHGTHVAGTVGGTAYGVAKKAKIVGVRVLNNSGSGTTAQVVAGIDWVARNAVKPAVANMSLGGGADTALDTAVRNAIASGVTFAVAAGNDSSNASGYSPARVTEAITVGSTTSSDARSSFSNYGSVLDIFAPGSSITSSWNTSDSATNTISGTSMATPHVAGAAALHLADNPASTPAQVATALVNASSTGVVTGPGSGSPNRLLNVGSGSTTPPPTGPRFENTADYAVNDNSTVESPITVSGVSGNAPSSLSVPVNIVHTYIGDLQVQLIAPDGTAYTLKAYGTGGSSDNINTTYTVNASSEVANGVWKLRVSDNAAQDTGRIDSWALQF from the coding sequence ATGGCAGTGATGCGTCAGACCCGGCGAAGACTGGCCGTGATAAGTGCGGCGGCCACCGCGGCACTCGCCGCCGGCCTCGTCTCCGCCCTCCCCGCCACGGCCGCGCCCGAAGGCCGTATCCAGTACGAGGGCGCGGCGAACGCCGTCGCCGGCAGCTACATCGTGACCCTCAAGGCGGACGCCCGGGCCGACTCCAGCAGGGGCAGGGCCCTGGCCAAGGAGTACGGCGCCGACATCGAGCGTACGTACACCAAGGCGCTCAACGGCTACGCGATCGAGGCCACCGAGGCCGAGGCGAAACGATTCGCCGCTGATCCGGATGTCGCCTCCGTCGTCCAGAACCGCACCTTCCACATCGACACGACCCAGCCCAACCCGCCCTCCTGGGGCCTGGACCGGATCGACCAGAAGGCACTCCCGCTCAACAGCTCCTACACCTACCCGGACTCCGCCGGGACCGGCGTGACCGCGTACATCATCGACACCGGCGTACGCATCACCCACAGTGACTTCGGCGGCCGCGCCTCCTACGGCTACGACGCCATCGACAACGACAACACCGCCCAGGACGGCCACGGCCACGGCACGCACGTCGCGGGCACGGTCGGCGGCACGGCGTACGGCGTCGCCAAGAAGGCCAAGATCGTCGGCGTCCGCGTGCTCAACAACTCCGGCTCCGGTACGACCGCCCAGGTCGTCGCGGGCATCGACTGGGTCGCCCGGAACGCGGTCAAGCCGGCCGTCGCCAACATGTCGCTCGGCGGCGGCGCGGACACCGCGCTCGACACCGCGGTACGCAACGCCATCGCCTCCGGCGTCACCTTCGCCGTAGCGGCCGGCAACGACAGCTCCAACGCGTCGGGTTACTCGCCCGCCCGTGTCACCGAGGCCATCACCGTCGGCTCCACCACATCCTCCGACGCGCGCTCCAGCTTCTCCAACTACGGCTCCGTGCTGGACATCTTCGCGCCGGGCTCCTCCATCACCTCGTCGTGGAACACGAGTGACTCCGCGACGAACACCATCTCCGGTACGTCGATGGCGACCCCGCACGTCGCGGGTGCGGCGGCGCTCCACCTGGCTGACAACCCCGCCTCCACACCGGCCCAGGTCGCCACGGCCCTCGTGAACGCCTCCTCGACCGGCGTCGTCACCGGCCCCGGCAGCGGTTCGCCCAACCGTCTGCTCAACGTGGGCAGCGGGTCGACCACGCCGCCGCCGACCGGGCCGCGTTTCGAGAACACGGCCGACTACGCGGTCAACGACAACTCCACCGTCGAATCCCCGATCACTGTGAGCGGCGTTTCCGGTAACGCGCCGTCGTCACTGAGTGTGCCTGTGAACATCGTTCACACGTATATCGGTGACCTTCAGGTGCAGCTCATCGCACCCGATGGCACGGCGTACACGCTGAAGGCGTACGGCACCGGTGGCAGCTCGGACAACATCAACACCACGTACACGGTCAACGCCTCCTCGGAGGTCGCGAACGGTGTGTGGAAGCTCCGGGTGAGCGACAACGCCGCGCAGGACACCGGGCGCATCGACTCGTGGGCGCTGCAGTTCTAG
- a CDS encoding DUF4190 domain-containing protein: MATPPPSGPQQPQGNPFTPPGEPQPQVPGQSQAQSYPQVPGQPYPSQAATQPWGQGWGQGYPALQPPPPVNGLAIAALVLGVLCFLPGVGLLLGIVALVQIRKKGERGKGMAVAGIVLSTIGALLMTLAFTTGGARDAWDGFRDAASGAGTTFSVEKGECFDAPSGSLEGYAYDVDTVPCEGRHDAEVFANIQMPAGDYPGDDAVTDVADARCYDLSESYAMDSWALPDDVDVYYFTPTRQSWRYGDREITCMFGNADAEASLTGSLRQDETTLDPDQFTFLEADAVLDEAFEDVPDTEYVEDDLPAHKEWAAQVVDALDRQTAALRAHDWEARTEKAVTDYAKALDDAREEWQGAADASDAGTFSDHWDKAHRLTDGSKAVTAREALGLATTPPTYDEEGAEEAGGGEESDAQV, encoded by the coding sequence GTGGCCACACCCCCGCCCTCCGGGCCTCAGCAGCCCCAGGGCAACCCGTTCACGCCTCCGGGTGAGCCGCAGCCGCAGGTGCCGGGTCAGTCGCAGGCGCAGTCGTACCCGCAGGTGCCGGGGCAGCCGTACCCGTCGCAGGCGGCCACTCAGCCCTGGGGCCAGGGCTGGGGGCAGGGGTATCCCGCGCTCCAGCCGCCACCGCCCGTCAACGGGCTCGCGATCGCCGCACTGGTGCTCGGTGTGCTGTGTTTCCTGCCGGGCGTGGGGCTGCTGCTGGGGATCGTCGCGCTGGTGCAGATCAGGAAGAAGGGGGAGCGCGGCAAGGGCATGGCGGTGGCCGGAATCGTGCTGTCGACGATCGGCGCGCTCCTGATGACGCTCGCGTTCACCACAGGCGGCGCACGCGACGCGTGGGACGGCTTCCGGGACGCGGCGAGCGGCGCGGGCACCACCTTCTCGGTGGAGAAGGGCGAGTGTTTCGACGCGCCGAGCGGGTCCCTGGAGGGCTACGCGTACGACGTCGACACCGTGCCGTGCGAGGGGCGGCACGACGCCGAGGTCTTCGCCAACATCCAGATGCCGGCGGGGGACTACCCGGGCGACGACGCGGTCACCGATGTCGCGGACGCGAGGTGCTACGACCTCTCCGAGTCATACGCGATGGACAGCTGGGCGCTCCCGGACGACGTCGACGTGTACTACTTCACGCCCACCCGGCAGAGCTGGCGGTACGGCGACCGCGAGATCACCTGCATGTTCGGCAACGCGGACGCCGAGGCCAGCCTGACGGGCTCGCTGCGGCAGGACGAGACGACCCTCGACCCCGACCAGTTCACCTTCCTGGAGGCCGACGCCGTCCTCGACGAGGCTTTCGAGGACGTACCCGACACGGAGTACGTCGAGGACGACCTGCCCGCCCACAAGGAATGGGCCGCGCAGGTGGTCGACGCCTTGGACCGACAGACGGCGGCGCTGCGGGCGCACGACTGGGAGGCCCGTACGGAGAAGGCCGTGACCGACTACGCCAAGGCGCTCGACGACGCGCGCGAGGAGTGGCAGGGGGCGGCCGACGCGAGTGACGCCGGCACCTTCAGCGACCACTGGGACAAGGCGCACCGCCTCACCGACGGCTCGAAGGCGGTCACGGCACGCGAGGCTCTGGGTCTGGCCACGACGCCGCCGACGTACGACGAGGAGGGTGCCGAGGAGGCCGGCGGAGGGGAGGAGTCCGATGCGCAGGTGTGA
- a CDS encoding ROK family transcriptional regulator, with translation MSSINPTPRDYNKASVLDVVLSHAPLTRNKLIELTGLSKATVSRAVEELRSDGFVVDGGVDAVAGRGRPSTYLDVPETAGHVVGVGFGAVTTGVLVTDLRGREIGHVTVPTVEHHDVPAAGRWLVNLIAQTSASARGPLRQVVVALPAHVRDGAEVFRPADPMKIFSGRDLHRTVEKLVDAPVTFDSDANASLLQVLTDDASIHNAALFSVSSTLNFATCRDQELARGRTPAFGDIGSLSSGIDDRTLNGLLSTAGLVKFAREHGLDIERVEDLWLAPQDHRARAEILKAFTTAVTTAVSIVAVTLDPESVYFVGRLRPLVDEVLPEVRKRLEQTLPVIPRITTVSQVLGLSVARGAVHACLAMTDNRLRDALLKARSQGPRQEQAAPAF, from the coding sequence GTGAGCAGCATCAACCCCACACCACGCGACTACAACAAGGCAAGTGTCCTTGACGTGGTTCTCTCCCATGCGCCGTTGACCCGGAACAAGCTCATCGAGCTCACGGGGTTGAGCAAGGCGACGGTGTCGCGGGCCGTCGAGGAACTGCGTTCTGACGGGTTCGTCGTGGACGGGGGAGTCGACGCCGTCGCCGGGCGTGGCCGTCCGTCGACGTACCTTGATGTGCCCGAGACGGCCGGACATGTCGTGGGGGTCGGCTTCGGCGCCGTGACCACCGGCGTGCTGGTCACCGACCTACGCGGCCGTGAGATCGGACACGTGACCGTTCCGACGGTCGAGCACCACGACGTCCCCGCTGCCGGCCGGTGGCTGGTCAACCTGATCGCGCAGACCAGCGCATCCGCACGAGGGCCACTGCGCCAGGTCGTCGTGGCACTGCCCGCCCATGTCCGCGACGGCGCCGAGGTCTTTCGGCCTGCCGATCCGATGAAAATCTTCTCCGGAAGAGACCTCCACCGAACCGTTGAAAAGCTCGTCGATGCTCCAGTGACCTTCGACAGTGACGCGAACGCGTCGTTGCTCCAAGTGCTCACGGACGACGCGAGCATCCATAACGCTGCCCTGTTCAGCGTCAGCAGCACTCTGAATTTCGCCACCTGCAGGGACCAGGAACTGGCTCGGGGACGTACTCCTGCGTTCGGTGACATCGGTTCCCTCTCCTCGGGCATCGACGACCGCACCCTCAACGGGCTGCTGAGCACCGCAGGGCTTGTGAAGTTCGCTCGTGAACACGGACTGGACATCGAACGCGTCGAGGACCTGTGGCTGGCACCACAGGACCATCGAGCCCGTGCGGAGATACTGAAGGCGTTCACGACGGCGGTCACGACCGCCGTGAGTATCGTCGCCGTGACACTCGATCCCGAATCCGTCTACTTCGTCGGCCGGTTGCGCCCCTTGGTGGACGAGGTGCTCCCCGAGGTACGCAAGCGACTCGAACAGACCTTGCCGGTCATCCCCCGGATCACGACCGTCTCCCAGGTTCTGGGACTCTCGGTAGCACGCGGCGCGGTGCACGCCTGCCTGGCCATGACCGACAACCGCCTACGGGACGCGCTGCTCAAGGCACGCAGTCAGGGACCACGGCAGGAGCAAGCTGCGCCGGCGTTCTGA
- a CDS encoding threonine synthase — protein sequence MTPLPDRFCPTDGTRVPAASLAWCCPACRGPLDLDFAPTPAPLKSLAGRVNSLWRYAECLPLAAPSVSMGEGRTPLVELKDGVSAKLDFLMPTLSFKDRGAVLLAELALRLGPRRVVADSSGNAGTAVAAYCARAGLPCTVYVPDGTSAKKLEQIGAHGARLQVVDGNREAAARAAREAADADGVFYASHVYNPYFLHGTKTYVHELWEDLGGRLPEVIVVPVGNGTLLLGAALAVSELYSAGLIDRRPAFHAVQSAAVAPLAHAFAEGADDLVGVTPMAPTHAEGIAIPRPPRARQILRAVRASGGTFVTVTEDQIRHAQRDLASRGLYVESTGVACWAAVREGALGARTAVVPLCGAGLKTGLASHPG from the coding sequence ATGACACCTCTGCCGGATCGCTTCTGCCCGACGGACGGCACGCGCGTCCCCGCCGCCTCCCTCGCCTGGTGCTGCCCGGCCTGCCGGGGTCCGCTGGATCTCGACTTCGCGCCCACGCCGGCCCCACTCAAGTCCCTGGCCGGCCGGGTGAACTCCCTCTGGCGCTACGCGGAGTGCCTGCCCCTCGCGGCGCCCTCGGTGTCGATGGGCGAGGGGCGGACCCCGCTGGTCGAGCTGAAGGACGGCGTATCGGCGAAGCTCGACTTCCTGATGCCGACGTTGTCGTTCAAGGACCGGGGCGCGGTGCTCCTCGCCGAACTGGCCCTGCGGCTCGGGCCGCGGCGGGTGGTCGCCGACAGCAGCGGCAACGCGGGCACGGCGGTCGCCGCGTACTGCGCCCGGGCCGGGCTGCCCTGCACGGTGTACGTCCCCGACGGCACGTCGGCCAAGAAGCTGGAGCAGATCGGGGCGCACGGCGCGCGGCTCCAGGTCGTCGACGGCAATCGCGAGGCGGCGGCGCGGGCGGCCCGTGAGGCGGCGGACGCGGACGGCGTCTTCTACGCCTCGCACGTCTACAACCCGTACTTCCTGCACGGTACGAAGACCTACGTCCACGAACTGTGGGAGGACCTCGGCGGCCGCCTCCCCGAGGTGATCGTCGTCCCGGTCGGCAACGGCACGCTGCTGCTGGGCGCCGCCCTGGCCGTGTCCGAGCTGTACTCGGCGGGGCTCATCGACCGACGCCCCGCCTTCCACGCCGTCCAGTCGGCGGCGGTCGCCCCGCTGGCCCACGCCTTCGCCGAGGGCGCCGACGACCTGGTCGGGGTCACCCCCATGGCCCCCACACACGCCGAGGGCATCGCGATCCCCCGCCCACCTCGAGCCCGCCAGATCCTCCGAGCCGTACGCGCCTCCGGCGGCACCTTCGTCACCGTGACAGAGGACCAGATCCGCCACGCCCAACGCGACCTGGCCTCACGCGGCTTGTACGTCGAGTCCACGGGCGTGGCCTGCTGGGCGGCCGTGCGAGAGGGGGCGCTGGGGGCGCGTACGGCGGTGGTGCCGCTGTGCGGGGCGGGCTTGAAGACGGGGTTGGCTTCCCACCCCGGCTGA
- a CDS encoding GntR family transcriptional regulator, which yields MTFGEQPAYLRVAGDLRKKIVNGSLPPHTRLPSQARIREEYGVSDTVALEARKVLMAEGLVEGRSGSGTYVRERPVPRRVARSGFRPAGGATPFRQEQADAAARGTWESRSEQVEASGAIAERLAIQPGDRVMCTKYTFRDAGEVMMLSTSWEPLALTGRTPVMLPEEGPLGGMGVVERMAAIDVVVDNVTEEVGARPGLAEELLALGGVPGHVVLVVQRTYYASGRPVETADVVVPADRYRVAYHLPVK from the coding sequence GTGACTTTCGGTGAGCAACCGGCGTACCTGCGTGTCGCGGGTGATCTCCGCAAGAAGATCGTGAACGGTTCGCTGCCGCCGCACACCCGCCTCCCCTCCCAGGCTCGTATCCGTGAGGAGTACGGCGTTTCGGACACGGTCGCGCTCGAGGCCCGCAAGGTCCTCATGGCCGAGGGATTGGTGGAGGGCCGCTCCGGGTCGGGCACGTATGTGCGGGAGCGGCCGGTGCCGCGCCGGGTGGCCCGCTCCGGGTTCCGGCCCGCCGGTGGTGCCACGCCCTTCCGGCAGGAGCAGGCCGACGCCGCCGCGCGGGGCACTTGGGAGTCGCGCAGCGAACAGGTCGAGGCGAGCGGCGCGATCGCCGAGCGACTGGCCATCCAGCCCGGGGACCGCGTGATGTGCACCAAGTACACCTTCCGGGACGCGGGCGAGGTGATGATGCTCTCCACCTCCTGGGAGCCCCTCGCCCTCACCGGCCGCACACCGGTCATGCTCCCCGAGGAGGGCCCGCTCGGCGGCATGGGCGTCGTCGAGCGCATGGCCGCCATCGACGTCGTCGTCGACAACGTCACCGAGGAGGTCGGCGCCCGCCCCGGTCTCGCCGAGGAGCTCCTCGCCCTCGGCGGTGTACCCGGCCATGTCGTCCTCGTCGTCCAGCGGACGTACTACGCCTCGGGCCGCCCGGTCGAGACGGCGGACGTGGTGGTGCCGGCGGACCGGTACCGGGTGGCGTATCACCTGCCGGTGAAGTGA
- a CDS encoding haloacid dehalogenase type II encodes MREIGTFDAYATLINFELGPTTLKVLEDRLDLDNLDVDEFLDDFRVMRFQAVLEAYRPYHEILHSSLRNAMRLHGLEYRESDGDALVEAVPTFGPFPEVPDALRALKIKYEIAIISNTDDDLIARNVENIGVEFDYVITAQQAGAYKPDRQTFEYAFKTMGVEPSQVIHTAQGWEYDHIPTRDLGLKRRVWINRYGHPGSADYQPYDELPDLSGLPELLGC; translated from the coding sequence ATGCGAGAGATCGGCACCTTCGACGCCTACGCCACTCTGATCAACTTCGAGCTCGGCCCCACGACCCTGAAGGTCCTCGAGGACCGGCTGGATCTGGACAACCTGGATGTCGACGAGTTCCTCGACGACTTCCGCGTCATGCGCTTCCAGGCCGTCCTGGAGGCCTACCGCCCGTACCACGAGATCCTGCACTCCAGCCTGCGCAACGCCATGCGCCTGCACGGCCTGGAGTACCGCGAGTCCGACGGCGACGCACTGGTCGAGGCCGTCCCCACCTTCGGTCCCTTCCCGGAGGTCCCGGACGCTCTGCGCGCGCTGAAGATCAAGTACGAGATCGCCATCATCTCCAACACCGACGACGACCTGATCGCGCGGAACGTCGAGAACATCGGCGTCGAGTTCGACTACGTCATCACCGCCCAGCAGGCCGGCGCCTATAAGCCGGACCGCCAGACCTTCGAGTACGCCTTCAAGACCATGGGCGTCGAGCCGTCCCAGGTCATCCACACCGCCCAGGGCTGGGAGTACGACCACATCCCGACCCGCGACCTCGGCCTGAAGCGCCGCGTGTGGATCAACCGCTACGGTCACCCCGGCAGCGCCGACTACCAGCCCTACGACGAGCTGCCCGACCTGTCGGGCCTGCCCGAGCTCCTCGGCTGCTGA
- a CDS encoding aspartate aminotransferase family protein, giving the protein MLPPKQARRDASHEGRDARHEGGDLRMTPTLSRALANYPNRFDPAALGGLPERLQSTVKRRNKVLGPGYALNYREPVEFVSGRGAHLFDRDGNDYLDAYNNVPCVGHAHPHVVEAVSRQMAAVNTNTRYVQESLVDYAERLLATMPEALSKVSFACSGSEANDLAMRVARFHTGGEGIIVTRWAYHGLTREVASFSPTLGAGSPLGPNVRVIDAPDPRLVPPGSSLPDHMRSQVRGAINDLERHGYRLAALITDCAHSSDGIYTDPVGYLRDMVEEVHAAGGVYIADEVQSGFARLGESMWGFSRHGVLPDIVTMGKPMGNGMPISGVVFRPEVCDEFGQNVRYFNTFAGSSIAVAAGAAVLDVFEAENVQQRVLDNGRALRAGLEEITRESPHVAEVRGSGLYVGVELVKDRESLEPDRVRADQVINDMRERRVLISGTGEAVNVLKIRPPLAFDSTDVTRFLETFAEIAEMRL; this is encoded by the coding sequence ATGCTGCCGCCGAAGCAGGCGCGACGAGATGCAAGCCATGAAGGACGAGATGCACGCCATGAAGGAGGGGATCTGCGGATGACTCCCACGCTGAGTCGAGCGCTGGCCAACTACCCCAACAGGTTCGATCCCGCAGCGCTCGGTGGACTGCCTGAGCGATTGCAGTCCACCGTCAAGCGGCGAAACAAGGTGCTGGGCCCTGGTTACGCGCTGAACTACCGGGAGCCGGTCGAGTTCGTCTCCGGCCGAGGCGCTCACCTGTTCGACCGGGATGGCAACGACTACCTTGACGCCTACAACAATGTGCCGTGCGTCGGTCACGCACACCCGCACGTTGTCGAGGCCGTGTCCCGCCAGATGGCGGCGGTCAACACCAACACGCGCTATGTGCAGGAATCACTCGTCGACTACGCCGAGCGCCTTCTCGCGACCATGCCCGAAGCGCTCTCGAAGGTCAGCTTCGCGTGCAGCGGGTCGGAGGCGAACGACCTGGCCATGCGCGTGGCTCGCTTCCACACGGGCGGCGAGGGAATCATAGTGACTCGCTGGGCTTACCACGGTCTCACTCGCGAGGTCGCGAGCTTCTCGCCGACGCTCGGCGCGGGGTCACCGCTCGGACCGAACGTGCGGGTCATCGATGCTCCTGATCCACGACTCGTCCCGCCGGGTTCATCGCTCCCCGACCACATGCGAAGCCAGGTGCGCGGCGCGATCAACGACCTCGAGCGCCACGGCTACAGGCTTGCGGCGCTGATCACCGACTGCGCGCACTCCAGCGACGGCATCTACACCGATCCCGTCGGTTACCTGCGTGACATGGTCGAGGAGGTGCACGCCGCGGGCGGCGTGTACATCGCCGACGAGGTCCAGTCGGGATTCGCCCGGCTCGGAGAGTCGATGTGGGGGTTCAGCCGCCATGGGGTGCTTCCGGACATCGTCACGATGGGCAAGCCCATGGGCAACGGCATGCCGATCTCCGGCGTGGTGTTCAGGCCCGAGGTGTGTGACGAGTTCGGGCAGAATGTCCGTTACTTCAACACCTTTGCGGGCAGTTCGATCGCGGTTGCCGCCGGTGCCGCGGTTCTGGACGTCTTCGAAGCGGAGAACGTGCAGCAGCGAGTTCTCGACAACGGCAGGGCGCTTCGAGCCGGCCTTGAGGAGATCACTCGCGAGTCTCCCCACGTCGCGGAGGTCCGCGGCAGTGGTCTGTATGTGGGCGTCGAACTCGTGAAGGACCGAGAGTCGCTGGAGCCCGATCGTGTCCGCGCCGACCAGGTCATCAACGACATGCGCGAGCGTCGCGTCCTCATCAGCGGCACCGGGGAAGCAGTCAATGTGCTCAAGATCCGACCGCCGTTGGCCTTCGACTCGACCGACGTGACGCGATTCCTCGAGACCTTCGCGGAGATCGCCGAGATGCGCCTGTAG
- a CDS encoding serpin family protein: MRGTDEAGRAADKAVATVEAIGAIGAVNGLTARWAGAMSDRTLSSDGTVFSAAGVWPLLAFLADGAAGAARSELGEALGLPADRAAGAARELLDGLAGVRGLDSALGLALGLWTWRTVELRDEWAAGLPAGTHGVLTGDEGIDRRALDAWAAKHTGGQIDRMPVTLRPNTALVLATALTLRTDWEVPFQGDLMPWRDADRAGLTRTTPDLDAVAVARTPSGAVTVATVRGTNGLDVLLLLGDEELGPGEVIGAGVEVLAGTRAAVPGSRLPLGQAGPGLLIQKLPCFAPEPPSLKLDTVEFTLAAEHDLAARPELFGLATATDGASGHFPGISAAPLARISGRQSATASFSAEGFRAAAVTAFEMLWLGLPENEPQHETLRVHATFDRPFGFLAVHRDTRLVLAAGWVIDPEPFREDDLDEAG; encoded by the coding sequence ATGCGAGGGACCGATGAGGCGGGCCGGGCTGCCGACAAGGCGGTCGCCACGGTCGAGGCGATCGGGGCGATCGGGGCGGTCAACGGGCTGACGGCCCGCTGGGCCGGCGCGATGTCCGACCGGACCCTGTCGTCCGACGGGACCGTGTTCTCGGCGGCAGGGGTGTGGCCGCTGCTGGCTTTCCTCGCGGACGGGGCCGCGGGTGCGGCTCGGAGCGAGCTGGGAGAGGCGTTGGGCCTGCCCGCCGACCGGGCGGCGGGCGCGGCGCGGGAGTTGCTCGACGGCCTGGCGGGCGTGCGCGGGCTGGATTCCGCGCTCGGTCTCGCGCTCGGGCTGTGGACCTGGCGGACCGTCGAGCTGCGGGACGAGTGGGCGGCGGGGCTGCCCGCGGGGACGCACGGGGTACTCACCGGGGACGAGGGCATTGACCGGAGGGCACTGGACGCCTGGGCGGCGAAGCACACCGGCGGACAGATCGACCGTATGCCGGTGACACTGCGACCGAACACCGCCCTTGTGCTGGCCACCGCCCTGACGCTGCGCACCGACTGGGAGGTCCCGTTCCAGGGCGACCTCATGCCGTGGCGGGACGCCGACCGGGCCGGGCTCACCCGGACCACCCCGGACCTCGACGCCGTGGCGGTCGCACGGACGCCCTCGGGTGCGGTGACCGTGGCGACCGTGCGGGGGACGAACGGTCTCGACGTCCTTCTGCTGCTGGGCGACGAGGAGTTGGGGCCGGGGGAGGTCATCGGCGCGGGTGTGGAGGTCCTCGCGGGCACGCGGGCGGCGGTCCCCGGCAGCCGCCTCCCCCTCGGGCAGGCCGGCCCCGGACTGCTGATTCAGAAACTCCCCTGCTTCGCCCCCGAACCACCGAGCCTGAAGCTGGACACCGTCGAGTTCACCCTGGCCGCCGAGCACGATCTGGCGGCCAGGCCCGAACTGTTCGGCCTGGCCACGGCCACGGACGGCGCCTCCGGCCACTTCCCGGGCATCAGCGCGGCCCCGCTGGCCCGGATCTCCGGTCGGCAGTCGGCGACGGCGAGCTTCAGCGCGGAGGGGTTCCGGGCGGCCGCCGTCACCGCGTTCGAGATGCTCTGGCTCGGACTGCCGGAGAACGAACCGCAGCACGAGACCCTCCGGGTCCACGCCACCTTCGACCGCCCGTTCGGCTTCCTCGCCGTCCACCGCGACACCCGGCTCGTCCTCGCGGCAGGGTGGGTCATCGACCCGGAGCCCTTCCGCGAGGACGACTTAGACGAGGCAGGCTAG